The Glycine max cultivar Williams 82 chromosome 12, Glycine_max_v4.0, whole genome shotgun sequence genome window below encodes:
- the LOC100807905 gene encoding TMV resistance protein N-like (The RefSeq protein has 1 substitution compared to this genomic sequence) — MKNVSWFWTRFGRGSSSNFSTVSIASSSSNDSVDSSIQNQNYRYDVFISFRGPDTRNTFVDHLYAHLLRKGIFVFKDDKKLQKGESISAQLLQAIQDSRLSIIVFSKQYASSTWCLDEMAAIADCKQQSNQTVFPVFYDVDPSHVRHQNGAYEVAFVSHRSRFREDPDKVDRWARAMTDLANSAGWDVMNKPEFREIENIVQEVIKTLGHKFSGFVDDLIGIQSRVQELEGSLKLSSNNDNVRVLGICGMGGIGKTTQAVVLYDRISYKFDACCFVENVNKIYRDGGATAIQKQIVRQTLDEKNLEIYSPFEISGIVRNRLHNIKVLIFLDNVDQIEQLQELAINPNFLFEGSRMIIITRDEHILKVYGAHVIHKVSLMNDNDARKLFYSKAFKSEDQSSSCVELIPEVLKYVQCLPLAIKVIGSFLCTRNATQWKDALDRFQNSPDNGIMDVLQISIDGLQYEEKEIFLHIACFFKEEMEDYAKRILNCCGLHTHIGIPRLIEKSLITLRDQEIHMHDMLQELGKKIVRNQFPEQPGSWSRIWLYEDFFRVMTTQTVNNYIF; from the exons ATGAAAAACGTATCATGGTTTTGGACCCGGTTTGGCCGTGGATCATCCTCCAATTTCAGCACAGTAAGTATAGCATCCAGTTCTTCCAATGACTCCGTCGACAGTAGCATCCAAAACCAAAACTACAGATACGATGTATTTATCAGTTTCAGAGGTCCTGACACCCGCAACACTTTCGTTGATCATCTTTATGCCCATCTCCTCCGAAAGGGTATTTTCGTCTTTAAGGATGACAAAAAGCTCCAGAAAGGAGAATCCATATCAGCACAGCTTCTACAAGCAATTCAAGATTCACGCCTTTCAATCATTGTCTTTTCCAAACAATACGCTTCCTCCACATGGTGTTTAGACGAAATGGCCGCTATAGCTGATTGCAAACAACAATCAAACCAAACTGTGTTCCCTGTTTTCTATGATGTAGATCCATCTCATGTAAGACATCAGAACGGGGCATACGAGGTTGCCTTTGTTTCACACAGATCGAGATTCAGAGAAGATCCAGACAAGGTTGATCGATGGGCGAGAGCTATGACAGATCTGGCCAATTCAGCTGGTTGGGATGTCATGAACAA gCCCGAGTTTAGAGAGATTGAAAATATTGTTCAAGAGGTGATAAAAACATTGGGTCATAAATTCTCTGGGTTTGTTGATGACCTCATTGGGATACAATCACGTGTACAAGAATTAGAAGgtagtttaaaattaagttcAAATAATGATAATGTTCGAGTTTTAGGAATTTGCGGGATGGGTGGAATAGGAAAGACAACTCAGGCTGTTGTCTTGTATGATAGAATATCTTACAAGTTTGACGCTTGTTGTTTCGTTGAGAATGTAAACAAAATTTACAGGGATGGAGGTGCAACTGCTATACAAAAGCAAATAGTTCGTCAAACTTTAGACGAGAAAAATCTAGAAATATATAGTCCTTTTGAAATATCAGGAATAGTAAGAAATAGGCTACACAACATAAAAGTCCTCATATTTCTTGACAATGTTGACCAAATAGAGCAATTGCAGGAATTGgccataaaccctaattttctttttgaagggAGTAGAATGATTATTATCACTAGGGATGAGCATATTCTAAAAGTGTATGGAGCACATGTAATACACAAGGTTTCATTAATGAATGATAATGATGCTCGCAAGCTGTTTTATTCAAAAGCTTTCAAAAGTGAAGACCAAAGTAGTAGTTGTGTAGAGTTGATTCCTGAGGTACTCAAATATGTCCAGTGTCTTCCATTAGCAATTAAAGTAATAGGTTCTTTCTTGTGTACTCGAAATGCTACCCAATGGAAAGATGCTTTGGATAGATTTCAGAATAGTCTAGATAATGGAATCATGGATGTACTTCAAATAAGTATTGATGGACTAcaatatgaagaaaaagaaatatttttacacaTTGCTTGTTTCTTTAAAGAAGAGATGGAGGATTATGCTAAGCGAATTCTGAACTGTTGTGGATTACACACTCACATTGGAATCCCAAGACTCATTGAGAAATCACTCATAACACTTAGAGATCAAGAAATTCATATGCATGATATGTTGCAAGAATTGGGAAAGAAAATTGTTCGCAATCAATTTCCTGAACAACCAGGATCATGGAGTAGAATATGGCTTTATGAAGATTTCTTTCGTGTCATGACAACCCAAACGGTAAACAATTATATCTTCTAA
- the WRKY16 gene encoding WRKY transcription factor 16, with product MHHRRFSKLIHVADPDEPESGPEPASEAGPASPSSGEDTKTEAPSPKKRREMKKRVVTIPIGDVDGSKSKGENYPPSDSWAWRKYGQKPIKGSPYPRGYYRCSSSKGCPARKQVERSRVDPTKLIVTYAYEHNHSLPFPKSNSSAASAAVSDGAAVLPIESAARFPPEEEMTVFATDSDLELAGDAAVLLSHHHHHFGWFDDVASTGVLESPICGEVDDVAVPMREEDESLFADLGELPECSAVFRRRNIPATSAIRCGGITG from the exons ATGCATCACCGCAGATTCAGCAAATTAATACATGTGGCTGACCCAGATGAGCCCGAGTCAGGGCCCGAGCCCGCCTCAGAAGCTGGGcctgcttctccttcttccggTGAAGACACTAAAACTGAAGCACCGTCACCCAAGAAaag GAGGGAGATGAAGAAGAGGGTGGTGACGATACCGATCGGTGACGTGGATGGATCTAAGAGCAAAGGAGAGAATTATCCACCGTCTGATTCATGGGCCTGGAGGAAGTACGGCCAAAAGCCCATCAAAGGCTCCCCTTACCCAAG GGGATACTACCGATGCAGCAGTTCAAAGGGGTGTCCCGCAAGGAAGCAAGTTGAGCGAAGCCGTGTGGACCCCACAAAGCTCATAGTCACCTACGCTTATGAACACAACCACTCCCTTCCTTTTCCAAAATCaaattcttccgccgcttccgCCGCCGTAAGCGACGGCGCAGCCGTCTTGCCGATAGAGTCCGCCGCCAGGTTTCCGCCGGAGGAGGAGATGACGGTGTTCGCGACAGACTCCGACCTCGAACTCGCCGGCGACGCGGCGGTTCTTCTcagccaccaccaccaccacttcgGCTGGTTCGATGACGTAGCGTCCACCGGCGTCCTAGAGAGCCCGATCTGCGGCGAGGTAGATGACGTGGCGGTGCCGATGAGAGAAGAGGACGAGTCGCTCTTCGCCGATCTCGGCGAGTTGCCGGAGTGCTCGGCAGTTTTCCGGCGGAGGAATATTCCGGCGACCAGCGCGATCCGGTGCGGCGGCATCACAGGATAA
- the LOC547655 gene encoding small GTP-binding protein translates to MAGYKGDDEYDYLFKLVLIGDSGVGKSNLLSRFTRNEFNLESKSTIGVEFATKSLNIDAKVIKAQIWDTAGQERYRAITSAYYRGAVGALLVYDVTRRATFENAARWLKELRDHTDPNIVVMLIGNKSDLRHLVAVPTEDGKSFAEKESLYFMETSALEATNVENAFTEVLSQIYRIVSKRTVEAGKNASSSAVPSKGQTINVKDDSSVLKKIGCCSN, encoded by the exons ATGGCAGGGTACAAGGGCGATGACGAGTACGATTACCTCTTCAAGCTGGTTCTGATCGGCGATTCTGGTGTGGGGAAGTCCAACCTGCTTTCGCGCTTCACCAGGAACGAGTTCAATTTGGAGTCCAAGTCCACCATAGGGGTTGAGTTCGCCACCAAGAGCTTGAACATCGATGCTAAGGTCATCAAGGCTCAGATTTGGGACACCGCTGGCCAGGaaag GTACCGTGCCATTACTAGTGCTTACTACCGAGGAGCTGTTGGTGCCTTACTTGTCTATGATGTCACACGCCGTGCTACATTTGAGAATGCTGCAAGATGGTTGAAAGAGTTGAGAGATCACACAGACCCCAACATTGTGGTCATGCTTATTGGAAATAAGTCGGATCTTCGACACCTTGTTGCTGTCCCAACAGAAGATGGAAAATCTTTTGCGGAGAAGGAATCTCTCTACTTCATGGAAACTTCTGCATTAGAAGCAACCAATGTTGAAAATGCATTTACAGAGGTTCTTTCTCAGATATACCGAATAGTGAGCAAGAGAACTGTTGAGGCCGGCAAGAATGCCAGTTCTTCTGCTGTCCCATCTAAAGGACAGACAATAAATGTGAAAGACGATTCCTCCGTTTTGAAGAAAATTGGGTGCTGCTCAAACTAG